TATAGAAAATGCCACTATAGCCTAAAAGGACCTATAATGGCAATTTTAGGACTTGTGGTGGAGTTTCAcgaacgccactataggtccttttTTTGTATTAACTACGCTCGTCCTGCCCTTCATTATAGGTCCATATATCCAATGCCTATAGGTTTTTATAGCCTGTTTGCATCTCTATATATGGTCAGAAATTCGACCATCTACATCTGTGTATTTACCAATGAAGGCGTAGGCAAAATACTTCAGAACTATGCTATTCAATCATCCGAATGAGATACCTCATCTAGAGGTGTAGAAGTACATTATTTGTGTTTCACAGATTTTGAATACGTTTTTAATTCATAGATTTGGCTATTTTACatgtttacaatataaatttatattgtaattaaacacataaaaattgataaatgttgctcacatttgcaaaatttgtacaatatttatttatttttttgcaaatatatataatattttccaCTTTTTGTGCATATAcaatataagcttatattacagagtacaaagtaaacatgtaaagatccttaaaataaaaaacaaaaagccaaaaacaaaCTCAAACCAAACTGGcaaacttgaaggaaaaaaaaaaaaaaaggaaaaaggaaaaaggcaacacactaaaccaaaattattgttcatgagcctatttgcttttttttttttttttattttttatttattttttatttttttatatatatatatatataaagaagagaTATTAGTAGATAGTAGAAGTTTGTTTAGAAAATTTGCTCGTCtccaaacccaaaccctaacccAGCTTCATGGAAGATTTTCCCCAACATTTTCCCCATCTCACTCTTCCGCCCCACCAAGAGACATTTTCAGGCTAGCTCGGTTATCCAAATCTTCCTTTGGGGGTACACCCACTTCTTCCCTACCATGATATCGCACACTATGTCTGTGATGTTGAAAACCTATacttaatttttagatttttcagtGAATTTCACATCAACCCCTATAGATTTTTATTATGGTGTTCAAGCTAATGTTGTGCGACTTGGTTTTGCATCTAtatatagcggcgtttttctaGATAGGTGATATGTTTTTGGATAGGTAATAAACAAACAAGTAGCTAGTTCtgtctaggaaaaaaaaaattaaaaaaaaaaaatttatagtggcgtttttaggACTTCTAATGACGTTTTACGAACACCACTATGAACCTAGTTTTTTGTAAAGGCCTATACTatagatcttaaaaaaaaaaaaacaaccgaATGCCACTATAGGCTCTATACTATAGTTCTTACAAGGGCATATACTACAATTCGtgaacgccactataggtcctatACAATAGGCCTTGTAAGGGCATATACTATAGGTCCTATACTATGggtctatatatttttattttaaatgaaatgagCCTATAGTAGTGTTTAAAAAACGCCACAAtaggttaatatttttttataggtcTATAACCCTATAATGGCATTTCAAATGCTGCTATaggtcaaattttaaaatttattttattggctatagtggcattttaaaacGCCACCATAGGTCTAtatcctatagtggcgtttgaaACGTTGCtataggtatttttttttattggctatttaaacaccactataggtccataccctatagtggtgtttatAAAATGCTGCTATAGGCAgaaattgttttatatataagcTATAGCAGCATTTTAtgaacgtcactataggtctatTATCACATTAGAATAGTAACGTTTATAATTGTCACTATAGAAAACACCATTATAGCCCAATGGGACCTATAATGGTGATTTTAGGACTCCTAGTGGCGTTTCATGaacaccactataggtcctttTTTTGTAATAACTATACTTGTCTTGCCCTTTGTTATAGGCCATCCAATGCCTACAGGTTGTTATAATATGTTTGTGTCTCTATATCTGGTTAGAAATTCGACCATCTACCTCTGTGTATTTACCAATGAAGGCGTAGGCGACATACTTCAGAACTATGCTATTCAAGCGTTCAATCATCTGGATGAGATACCTTATATAGATGTGTGTAGGTACGTTATTTGTGTAGAGGTATGTTTATGCTTACACAGTTAGTTCGAGAATAGAACATCCTTGGAATTTGTGAGGTTTCTGTTTTTGGCAAGCAGATGAATTGATCCCACCATTTTTAGCTTTATCTTTTGGATTTATTTACAAGGTATATTTGTCCTAAGTTTTCAATTTGTCTACATATGAAAATTCACTTCTTCCCCTCTCCCGCTCTCTTCCACTGTCGGCAAAACGTTTTTGTAACCCAAATAATGAAATGTTCCAAGTAATCAAATGGTGTAAGAATGCATGCAGGGCACTAGATTTTCATGGCACTTGTGATGTTAGTATGTTGATGGAGGTTAAAATTGCACTATAGACCTAGTTTTTTTGTGAGGCCTTATACTAtaggtctttaaaaaaaaaaaaaaaaaagcccaaccaaatgccactataggtcctatACTATAGGTCTTACAAGGGTATATACTGTAGGTCCTATACTATGggtctatttaaaaaaaaaaaagaaaaaaaaagaaatgagctTGTGGCGGtattttaaaaatgccactataggttaatattttttataggtCTATACCCTATAGTTAGGGCTGTCTAGTGGGTAAAAGGCTTGACCAAACCGATTGGGTCTGATCGACTCGAGGCCCAATGGGTGGACTTGAAGTCCTTGGTGGGTCGGATTCGGGTCCCTCTCTCATTTAACCCAAATAGTCGGTTCGAGTAGCAGGTTATTGGGTTAAAAACCCGTAGAACCTGACCCGACCGAtggtttaagatttttttaaaaaatgtgggTTATCTGTAGATCACATGAAGTCTGAAGAAAGGTGTACTGCTGATTGGACTAAAAGCTAAATTGTGGAGTGCTACACGCAAGCCTGCAAGAGGGATGAGACTTAAAGGCTGAAATTTCAAAGCTTCCACGCACAAAAATCTTCATCTGAAGATTTAGAATGCCTCTTTAACTTTCTTTAgccttcactctctctctctctacccgCCCCAACAGCTAGTTGACTACCCTTCAAATCAAACTCAGATTTGATCTTTCCCATGCCTTAGGTCATGAATCATGGTTTAGGGTTTCAAGACTCTACTCGACTacacttatcaaaatcaaaatcagattTTCCATACTCCTCCTTACTCGGCTCAAACTCAAGGTTGAAACACTCTCAaccctcatctctctctcttataaatTGGTCTTTTCTGAGTGTTCTCCGTTCTCTCTGCTCTCTAGTCTCTCTAGTGAtttcaaaatctctcttttttattttgaaacaaacaaatCCCTTTACTCCTTTACATCAAAATCTTTCTAGTTTCTTCACTCCACCGGGTTGCTGGTTGTTGTTGCCGCCACCTCACACCCCCACCTGACACCACTGCCTCACTTTGTTTCCACTTTCCACCATGGGTCTTCTCAGCCTCTTAGACTCGGCTTCCTAGTCTCAGATCAGGTAAAgtttcttcctttttcatccctctttttctgtattttgtgtttgtgatgtgGGTTTATCATTTTGTTAGTGCTTTAAGTGTGATTTGTTAGTGCcctattttattccttttttgttttgttttgttccttttattcCTTGTTTTGTTCATTTTGTTAGTGCTCTGAGTGTGATTTGATAGTGCCCTGTTTTATTCCTTGTTTTGTTAGTGCTCTGAGTATGATTTGTTAGTGCTCCCTGGGTTTATCATTTTCTTCCTTTGATTCATTATGTTAGTGCTCTGAGTGTGATTTGTATCTGCCTTGTTttattccttattttatttgttttttttgtatcttcactgtaaaaaaagaatatgaacCCCTATTTTAACAAGATGaaatccaaacacatttttattttcttatttgcttgttttattctttgttttgttttttctttctatgaTCAATATACTTGTATCttcactgtaaaaaaaaaaagaagatgaacccctattttaaaaagatgaaatccaaacacattcttattttcttatctgattgaattttattgctcatttgtttgattcattttgctttcctaacttaaaattttgaaatcctaATTTTATACAGGAGTTGAAAGTTGTTCAAGTAGGTTTTTTGCTTCCTTTTCAAGACTGAATCCCTAATAGCTAAGAGTTCTTTGAGGtatcatttctttctcttttaactTCTTATTATTGTTTGTGTGTTACTTTTATGGTTGTTTGCTAATGCATAAATTTGATGTCTTTAAGTTATGGAACCTTCAAGTGATGCACCCCCTTCCCAAACAACACCTACTGCCACAGTTGAACCTGTTGCCCAAGCTGTACCTATTGCCACTCCAACTAATGCTGAGGTTCCCCCACTTCCACCTAAAGGTAGAGATAATGTGTGTAATAATAGGAAAAAGTATATTGCTTGGGaccattttgaaaaagtagataTTGGTGAGGGTCATTTTAAGGCTGTTTGCAATTACTGTCAAAAAACTTATTTAGCTGATAGTAAGTGGCATGGTACTGCTAATTTATTGAATCATACGCCAATTTGTGTTAAAAACTCTAATAGAAAAGACACTTAAAGGGCAACAAACCTTAGCGTTTGAACCCAAAATGGATGGGGAGGAAGGGTTTCAGCTTGTACAAACAGCCTTTACTGTTGAGGCTTCTAGAAAGGCACTCGCTAAAATGGTTATAATAGATGAGTTGCCTTTTAAGTTTGTTGAAGGGTATGGGTTTCAAAGATATGCGACAATCTTACAACCTAAGTTACGAATTAGGGATATCCCATCTCATCAAAGTATGGCTAAGGATGTGGTTGGCATTTAtggtgttgagagagagaaactaaggGTGGCCTTGAAGGGTCGTAGGGTGTGTCTTACTACGGACACATGGACTAGTATTCAAAATCTGTGTTATATGTCACTTACAAGTCATTTTATTGATGATGATTGGAAGTTGCATaagagaattttgaatttttgtcaagttgaaGACCATAAGGGGGAGACTATAGGTAGAAAGATTGAGATGTTTTTGCGTGAGTGGGGTATTAATGGCATATTCACTTTAATAGTGGACAATGCTAACTCAAATGGTGCCACCATTAAGTTTTTGGAAAATGTAACTAAAGATTGGGAGGGGACTGTTTTAGAACATGAGTTCTTACACATGAGAtgttgtgcacatatcctaAATCTGATTGTGGGGGATGGTATGAGAGAAATTGATGCATCTATTGCTAAGGTGCGTGAAGCTGTGAGGTATGTGAAGTCCACACCAAATAGGAATCaaatttttgtgggttttgtggagAGATTAGGTATTGAGTCTAAGTCTCTTTTTTGTCTAGATGTACCAACTAGGTGGAACTCTACCTACCTTATGTTAGAAACCGcacaaaaatttgagaaagtgtTCATACGAATGGACTTTGAGGATGATAGTTATTCTTCATACTTTACGAACAAGGAGAATAGTGGTGGTATGGGATCTCCTAGTGGTATTGATTTCCAAAATTGTAGGacatttgtgggttttttgaAGCTTTTTTACAATGCCATGAAAAAGTTTTCAGGTTCTTTGTATGTTACTACAAACACCTTTTTTGATGAGATGTTTGTCATTCAAGAGAATATTTCCCATTTAAGTAAATCTTAAAAccactttttgaaaaatatggcAACTAAAATGGAATCAAAGTTTGATAAATATTGGGGGAAAGGGGATAAAATGAATCATCTCTTGTATGTGGCTGTGGTTCTTGatccaagaaagaagttgaggtttttgaagttttatttttctaaaatttatggGAATGAAGTGGTTGATGTGATGGTTGAATTGGTGAGGGGTTCCTTTATCAAGTTGTATGATTTTTAATCTCGTGTTGATTCACCAAATGTACAAGTACCAAGTGGGAGTGAGAGGACTCACATAGAAGGTGAGTCAATTGGTTGTTGCGATCCATATACGATGGTAAATTCTATGTTTAACCGTTTCTTGGAGGTTGAGCAGTCCATAGGGTGTAGCAATGAGATTGACAAATATTTGGCTGAAAATTGTGAAAGTAGAAGGGGGGATGTGAAATTTGAGATATTGGGGTGGTGGAAGACCAATTCAGATAGGTATCAAGTGCTGTCCAAATTGGCTAGGGATGTGCTAGCTATACCTGCTTCTATTGTTGCTTCTGAGTTAGCGTTTAGTACCGGAAGACGCATACTTAATCCATTTTGGAGTTCACTCTCTCCACTCATGGTTCAAAATATTGTTTGTGCACAAGACTGGCTTTAGGCCTTGGTTCCAATTTCTTTTCGCAAATCAAGGGATGAGGCAGAGGCCTTGGAAGATGAATTTCATGATTTAGTTAATATGGTAACTTCCAAACTTTTTGTCTGTTAAGTGCTATTAAATGTGTCTTATGCAAATGAAATTTAATCTAATAGccttcatttctttctcttttctagtTATACGTCAAGTAGCAGCAGGTGGTGGAAGTTCAAGCTCAAGCAAAGGTATCTCAATTAGTGTTGATGACTAATCACGAACTGGGTAAGTTTTTGCCCTTACTGTTATTTCTATTGAGTTTGGTTTCGCTCTCTCTATTGTTTTTGGTTATTActattctgtattttttggtcttgttcttatattttttattgataaatatcTTTTTGCCCATTTTCTTGTAGGGGAAGGACACATTTGTATAGGAGGCAGatttttggatatattttgGAAGTTCTTTTGGACATAGTGCTTTTCTAACtgataattttaaaatcaactcTTGCTTATAGGAAAGAAAACTTATTAAGTTTataggctttcttttctataAGTCATGGACTAAACTATAGAGTAGTTGCTCTTTAATGCTttagaaaaactattttttgaaaatacttaGGTATTTCATAATTGTAACTAATTATAACTAGCTACTGCCTTGGTAGTTTACTGCCTTACACACTTACAGTAACTACCTTTCTGCCTTTTTTAAGAAGATAAAAGGTTCATTGATTAATAGAAGGGTCCTCTTAAAAGGgtgttttttcactttttgtatttaaagttgttactaattttaatttgaaatcgtcagaatttgttgtgaaatattcttgacataacattttttttgccatcaagaaatttgttaatgaactatttttaaaaagttttttatcttatttttataagaaatataaaaaaattgtcaaaaaaatcattatttttttctttttttcgtaaaaagtttctaaaaacaTTTCATAAACGAATGTTTTTAAGACATTCATTAACttttgagaaatgttatgtatataatattttcataaccaATTAAATCCTAAATGGCAGATTGTTatgggttgttattggtgggacaaaaagtaattttagtaataggttcaaattagaactaataacaattaaTCACTTATGATttcttatgaaaatattgtgaacataacacttcTTTAAACTTTTCTCAAGTAAAAtgctttttaaaataattaaatatcttACCATGCATACCACTTAAAGGAAAGTATCTCCTAAGAGTATGAGACCCACGTgttagtgagagagagagagggtgcaTAGGGCTAACatatgaaaaattttctaagacTTGAGGGATGGACTAGTTGTCTGGAGGAGATTGGTTAATTAGAAAATCTATGACACAATTTCAATGCGATTCTTATGTGATTGATCATGAATAGTGAAGAAAATTGAGGGTGCATCAAAATCGACCACTTTAATTAATTGTAGTAAAAATTGCAGTAAATAATGCTGTTAGAACAATGGTGGTTAAAGGCTGTGGcaataacataatataatataagtaTGCGTTGgcccaaatataaaatttcagTGCTGAGGTTTGCCATCTATGAATAGGCTGTCCTACTTTGTTttaactttaaagtttaaagctTAATCCGTTGTATTAGACTAATGGAGTTGTATTAGACTAATGGTGTTGTTTAGTTTAAAATTTCATGTTCAAAGCTATTAGTTGTGTAAGAATTGGGACATGGTGGGTGGGTCGGCTATTAAGTATGAACACAATAATCATATATAGGCATGTGTGTCGTGTGACAATTTTGGTTATGAATGAGAAACTAGTCAACGCGTAGTGTGGGATGTTGACCATTAATAGTCCTAGACGGTCcggcacttttttttttttttttgatggtaaACTGAATGAACTTCATTGAATACAAGCAGCAAAAGAAACATCTTGCAGGAGAGCCTGATCAATAAGGCTAGGACTCTCCTCCACCCAAACATTAAAATCAATAATGTTTTTTGCATATTTGGCTAATAGATGGGCAGGCCTATTGCCTGCCCTCTTTACATGAGAGATTTCTACCTTACGGAAGTCCTTAAGTGCAGAGAGGGAACTATAAACAATTGCAGCAACAGCAGATGGAGGAGGAGAAATTTCATTAAGGGCATTAACTAATAACAGAGAGTCCCCTTCCAAAATGAAGTCATGAATAAGCATGTCTTTAGCGAATTGGAGGCCTACCTCAAAAGCTTTGGCTTCGGCTTCTAGTGCACCCATTGGAGCTTTAATTTTCTTGCAGCAGGCACCCAAAACTCTCCCTTCCTCATCCCTAACCACCACCCCAACGCCCACAGCTTTTTGCGCCCCAAATACCGCACCATCCACATTGATCTTATAGCGAGAAGGGGGAGGGGGAGACCATATTGTAGGCCTGCTAGTGGCAGGACGCTCCGGGCTGTCCAAGACAACTGGTATTCAAGGAGATAATCCAATGCTCCAAAGACAATAGCCTTACCCTCCTTCCGCTTCTTACCATGCCACACTTCATTTCTGTTAGTCCACAACGCCCAAGCCACCATAACTGCCTTCGCCACATCCCCAGGATCCCAATTCTTCTCCATGGCCCCAAACCACAGCAAGTCCAAGAAGGAAGGGAAGAAAACTCTATGGTTTGGCGGGAAAAGCTTGGTCAGAGCCCAAACCTCCTGAGTCCGAGAACACTCCCAAAATAAGTGACCTGAGGTTTCTTCCATAGTCTTACAAGCATCACAGCACCCGTCTAGCAGCACTTTCCTACGCTTCAGATTAGCCTTGGTGGGAAGGATATCCTTACAAGCACGCCAAGTGAAATGACGAACCTTATGGGGGACCTTAAGGCTCCAAATATACCTCTAGAACTTGCACATTTTACTGTCATCAGAGGCCGAAGCTCTGTCATTCCCAAAGGCAGCTTCCAAGGCCAAAGTATAAGCACTTCGAACCGAGAATCTACCATTTGTAGTCGGGCCCCAGATCAGCCTATCCTTAGGCATGGCAGCGCTTAGCGCTATTCCGCGAATAGTATCTGCCTCGGATGGGAGGAAGACACTTTCCACAAGCTCTGATTTCCACTCCCCATTAGTTCCATCAATAAGCTCATTTACCCGAGCCTCATGGTGAAGCAGGGAAGGTGGAGAGATTACCTTATACTGTGACGGATTAGGCAGCCACCTGTCCTTCCAAATCTGGATTTTTTGGCCATTACCCACTTGCCAACGAATGCCATTCTTCACCACCCCTTGTGCAGCCATCAAGCTCCTCCAAACATAGGACGGGTTATGTCCCATTTCAGCTTGAACAAATTCACAACTGGGAAAATACCGAGCTTTAAACACCCTAAACAGTAAGGAGTCTTTACCCGATTGAAGCCTCCAACCTTGTTTAGCCAGTAAAGCTAAGTTGAAAAGCTTTAGTTGTTTGAACCCCATTCCACCTTGAGCTTTCGGCGTGCAAAGTTTATCCCAGCTAATCCATgccactttcttttcttccttgcattgaccccaccaaaaactTCTAATTATGCTAGTCATTTCATCACATAACGAATCAGGGATCTTGAAGCAGCTCATCGAGTATGTGGGGATTGCCTGGGCTACAGCTTTAATGAGAATTTCCTTACCTGCCTTCGAAAGGAGTTTTTCCTTCCATC
This DNA window, taken from Quercus robur chromosome 2, dhQueRobu3.1, whole genome shotgun sequence, encodes the following:
- the LOC126695735 gene encoding zinc finger BED domain-containing protein RICESLEEPER 1-like, with product MEPSSDAPPSQTTPTATVEPVAQAVPIATPTNAEVPPLPPKGRDNVCNNRKKYIAWDHFEKVDIGEGHFKAVCNYCQKTYLADKKTLKGQQTLAFEPKMDGEEGFQLVQTAFTVEASRKALAKMVIIDELPFKFVEGYGFQRYATILQPKLRIRDIPSHQSMAKDVVGIYGVEREKLRVALKGRRVCLTTDTWTSIQNLCYMSLTSHFIDDDWKLHKRILNFCQVEDHKGETIGRKIEMFLREWGINGIFTLIVDNANSNGATIKFLENVTKDWEGTVLEHEFLHMRCCAHILNLIVGDGMREIDASIAKVREAVRWNSTYLMLETAQKFEKVFIRMDFEDDSYSSYFTNKENSGGMGSPSGIDFQNCRTFVGFLKLFYNAMKKFSGSLYVTTNTFFDEMFVIQENISHLSKS
- the LOC126695743 gene encoding uncharacterized mitochondrial protein AtMg00310-like; the encoded protein is MSCFKIPDSLCDEMTSIIRSFWWGQCKEEKKVAWISWDKLCTPKAQGGMGFKQLKLFNLALLAKQGWRLQSGKDSLLFRVFKARYFPSCEFVQAEMGHNPSYVWRSLMAAQGVVKNGIRWQVGNGQKIQIWKDRWLPNPSQYKVISPPSLLHHEARVNELIDGTNGEWKSELVESVFLPSEADTIRGIALSAAMPKDRLIWGPTTNGRFSVRSAYTLALEAAFGNDRASASDDSKMCKF